A genomic region of Maniola hyperantus chromosome 5, iAphHyp1.2, whole genome shotgun sequence contains the following coding sequences:
- the LOC117982255 gene encoding gastrula zinc finger protein XlCGF57.1-like, with the protein MEEQLLVPKEEMFEELEITFEPNWEDNKEFILPIVESTSTRPRIDQQIVSIICKPIKTETILSNEIVELQQAIKASEDKEVSAGCPRTEIKLEHYQADASLPTDGSQTLEICLRNRCMQPQHSKAADTNNLYCCDICGFKCAKRSYLVSHMRSHTGGRPYSCDLCQVKFRKKHHIIAHLRTHTGEKPYSCDLCQATFAHKSTLDAHRRSHTGKKPYACDLCQARFREKYHLTGHMRTHTGDKPFSCDLCQATFARKSTLDAHMRSHTGTKPYSCEICPLRFREKYHVARHMRTHTGEKPFFCDLCQATFANKGNLDVHTRTHTGEKPYSCDVCHAKFTQKGSLDAHTRSHTGEKPYSCHLCQAKFARKNSLNAHMKKTHSGLVQKPLTTSVTCVMQNLRKEINIKKEVNK; encoded by the exons ATGGAGGAACAACTCTTAGTTCCTAAGGAGGAAATGTTTGAAGAGCTAGAGATTACTTTTGAACCTAACTGGGAAGATAACAAGGAATTTATTTTGCCCATAGTAGAGTCAACCAGCACTAGACCACGCATAGACCAACAAATTGTCAGCATAATATGTAAGCCAATCAAAACTGAAACAATTTTAAGCAATGAAATTGTCGAGTTACAGCAAGCAATCAAAGCATCTGAAGACAAAGAGGTGTCTGCAGGATGTCCGAGGACAGAGATTAAA ctGGAGCATTATCAAGCTGACGCAAGTTTGCCCACAGATGGTTCTCAAACACTCG AAATATGTTTACGGAACAGATGTATGCAGCCTCAACACAGCAAAGCTGCTGACACAAACAACCTGTACTGTTGCGACATATGCGGATTCAAATGTGCAAAGAgaagttatttagtttcacacATGAGGTCTCACACTGGAGGCAGGCCATACTCCTGTGACTTATGTCAGGTTAAATTTCGAAAAAAACACCATATAATTGCACATTTAAGGACTCATACTGGAGAAAAACCATATTCCTGTGACTTATGTCAGGCCACTTTTGCACATAAAAGTACTTTAGATGCTCACCGGAGATCTCACACTGGCAAGAAGCCATATGCCTGTGACCTATGTCAAGCTAGATTTCGGGAAAAATACCATTTAACTGGTCATATGAGGACTCATACCGGAGACAAACCATTTTCCTGTGACTTATGTCAGGCCACATTTGCACGTAAAAGTACTTTAGATGCTCACATGAGATCTCACACTGGCACGAAGCCATATTCCTGTGAAATATGTCCGCTTAGATTTCGAGAAAAATACCATGTAGCTCGTCATATGAGAACTCATACGGGAGAGAAACCGTTTTTCTGTGACTTATGCCAGGCCACTTTTGCAAATAAAGGTAATCTAGATGTTCATACGAGGACTCACACAGGCGAAAAACCTTATTCCTGTGACGTATGTCACGCCAAATTTACACAAAAAGGTTCTTTAGATGCTCACACGAGgtctcacactggcgaaaagccgtATTCCTGTCACCTATGTCAGGCTAAATTTGCACGAAAAAATAGCTTAAATGCTCATATGAAGAAGACTCACTCTGGACTTGTGCAGAAACCCCTAACTACATCTGTTACCTGTGTAATGCAAAATTTACGGAAAGAAATTAACATTAAGAAAGAAGTTAACAAGTGA